From the Streptomyces sp. Tu 2975 genome, one window contains:
- a CDS encoding putative leader peptide: MSSGSEYEMYAQGTLTRPDFAATLTNVSKSENLAARLHVDLRRQASAICSVGR; this comes from the coding sequence ATGTCGAGCGGTTCAGAATACGAGATGTACGCGCAGGGCACATTGACTCGGCCGGATTTCGCTGCCACGCTCACCAACGTGAGCAAGTCCGAGAACCTCGCCGCGCGCCTGCACGTCGATCTGCGACGTCAGGCCAGCGCCATCTGTTCCGTCGGCCGCTGA
- a CDS encoding DUF5994 family protein: MTVPNSRPPAYEGRPSSTSPRLSLAPAGSAPALLDGAWWPHSRDLDAELPALVAVLDPLWGRITRITVNPDQWPVVPRKVPAAGHVVKVGWFRNEQDPHELLLLSYQVGRWNLLVVPPQTDPAQAAWLMEAASDPLSTATASRLIEEAAQRRTSAATDPAAEAVRDSGRGQAVPVPAVPSRTRGVTP, from the coding sequence ATGACTGTGCCCAATTCCCGCCCGCCGGCCTACGAAGGCCGTCCCTCCTCCACCTCTCCGCGCCTGTCGCTCGCCCCCGCCGGTTCCGCACCGGCTCTGCTGGACGGCGCGTGGTGGCCCCACTCCCGCGATCTCGATGCCGAACTCCCGGCTCTGGTGGCGGTGCTCGATCCGCTGTGGGGGCGGATCACCCGGATCACGGTGAACCCCGACCAGTGGCCGGTTGTGCCGCGCAAGGTGCCCGCCGCAGGGCACGTGGTGAAGGTGGGCTGGTTCCGGAACGAGCAGGATCCGCACGAGCTGCTGCTGCTCTCGTACCAGGTGGGCCGCTGGAACCTCCTCGTGGTCCCGCCGCAGACGGATCCCGCCCAGGCCGCGTGGCTGATGGAGGCCGCGAGCGACCCGCTGAGCACCGCGACCGCGAGCCGGTTGATCGAGGAGGCGGCGCAGAGGCGGACGAGCGCCGCGACCGACCCGGCCGCGGAAGCGGTCCGCGACTCCGGGCGAGGGCAAGCGGTCCCGGTTCCGGCCGTGCCGTCACGGACCCGAGGTGTCACGCCGTGA
- a CDS encoding amidohydrolase family protein, which translates to MPRGSGRGDDAGRARIDVHHHFTAPAWVDWAEREGLVRRQELPWWARWDLDSTLALMDRVGIATAVLNPTMQDRYRSAAQARQGLAVVHEALADVTAAHPGRFAILGPAVLDHPDVSAWALQRAFDLGAVGVSVKANYNGIYLGDSSYDRFLAELDERAAVLFTHPLDLPGGPPGVPTVPGIPNFMCDFLLDTTRVAVNLIRAGTLDRYPHLSVVLPHAGGFLPQIATRMEAFGDFCDPPLDAARVRDHLRRFYYDTAGPLAPSGTLLATAGGDRILFGTDWPAASADLVTDFTVPAIETDPVLTDRQRRGIYRDNALRLMPALRRA; encoded by the coding sequence GTGCCACGGGGCTCGGGGCGCGGTGACGACGCCGGCCGGGCAAGGATCGACGTCCACCACCACTTCACGGCTCCGGCGTGGGTGGACTGGGCCGAGCGCGAGGGCCTGGTACGGCGGCAGGAGCTCCCGTGGTGGGCGCGATGGGATCTGGACTCCACCCTGGCGCTGATGGACCGGGTGGGAATCGCGACCGCGGTCCTCAATCCGACCATGCAGGACCGGTACCGCTCGGCGGCGCAGGCCAGGCAAGGTCTCGCTGTCGTCCATGAGGCGCTGGCCGACGTGACGGCCGCGCACCCGGGCCGCTTCGCCATCCTCGGCCCTGCTGTCCTGGATCATCCCGACGTGTCGGCGTGGGCTCTTCAGCGCGCTTTCGACCTCGGTGCCGTCGGAGTCAGCGTGAAAGCCAACTACAACGGGATCTACCTCGGCGATTCCTCGTACGACCGCTTTCTCGCCGAACTCGACGAACGCGCCGCGGTCCTTTTCACCCACCCGCTCGACCTTCCGGGCGGACCACCCGGCGTGCCCACGGTCCCCGGAATTCCGAACTTCATGTGTGACTTCCTGCTGGACACCACGCGTGTCGCCGTGAACCTGATCCGTGCCGGGACACTCGACCGCTACCCGCACCTGTCGGTCGTCCTGCCGCACGCCGGCGGATTCCTCCCTCAGATCGCCACCCGCATGGAGGCCTTCGGCGACTTCTGCGACCCACCCCTCGATGCTGCCCGTGTCCGGGACCATCTCCGCCGCTTCTACTACGACACGGCAGGCCCACTGGCCCCCTCGGGCACTCTGCTCGCCACCGCCGGTGGCGACCGGATCCTCTTCGGCACCGACTGGCCGGCCGCCTCCGCCGACCTCGTCACCGACTTCACGGTGCCGGCCATCGAGACCGATCCCGTCCTCACCGACCGCCAACGGCGCGGTATCTACCGCGACAACGCGCTCCGCCTCATGCCCGCGCTGAGGCGCGCCTAG
- a CDS encoding AbfB domain-containing protein: MRPSLSSWPRRWRRVTALLGAPAMLCAGLLLAGGPSQAAEAAWTPKPAPMTTPWTNQVPVDKPLNEYPRPQMTRADWLNLNGIWDFAVTGAEAGQPAEFPDRIRVPFPAESALSGIQRKITQHDTLWYKRTFTVPAGWNGRQVQLNFGASDWRTTVWVNGRQAGAVHSGGFDAFSYDITPLLNGGTNTIVVSVFDPTETGSQAVGKQRIRETTPRPGGGIFYTAASGIWQTVWLEPTAQAHVTRLDMVPDLADNTLKVTVRGAGVSGHRARVTVSTGGGTVGSATGPVGTEFTVPIPNPRLWTPEDPFLYEVRTELLTGSAVVDSVGSYTGMRSVSVGNVGGVQRLLLNGEFVFHNGTLDQGYWPDGIYTAPTDEALRFDLQKHKDLGFNMVRKHIKVEPQRWFYWADRLGLLVWQDMPSMDLRTPDAAARVQWEAEYDRVIDQHRSSPSVVMWVNQNEGWGQYDQARIADKVKAYDPSRLVDNMSGVNCCGSVDGGNGDVIDHHVYVGPGVTRPSGNRAAVLGEFGGLGIRVPGHEWYPGGGFSYENQPTLAHLVDRYIGLIDAMRETQMPLGLSASVYTEITDVENEVNGLLTYDRQVVKVDQARVRAANQALINASRNPAAPVTLPTGQNRSLRVTTPGFTDRYLRHQDGLGFTEVVNSSSSALLKNDATWKIVPGLADDRCYSFESRNYPGQYLRHRDFRIHKEGGDGALFRADATWCTARGDGGVRLASYNFPDQYLRHYRSELWLATPGGAHAWDNPERFREDTVWAVESPWAP; the protein is encoded by the coding sequence ATGCGTCCGTCGTTATCCTCATGGCCCCGGCGGTGGCGCCGCGTGACCGCACTGCTGGGCGCGCCGGCGATGCTGTGCGCGGGCCTGCTGCTGGCAGGCGGCCCGTCACAGGCCGCGGAAGCCGCGTGGACACCGAAACCCGCGCCCATGACCACGCCGTGGACGAACCAGGTCCCCGTGGACAAGCCGCTGAACGAGTACCCGCGTCCGCAGATGACCCGCGCCGACTGGCTCAACCTCAACGGCATCTGGGACTTCGCGGTCACCGGCGCGGAGGCGGGGCAGCCCGCCGAGTTTCCCGACCGGATCCGGGTGCCCTTCCCCGCCGAGTCGGCCCTCTCCGGGATCCAGCGCAAGATCACCCAGCACGACACGCTCTGGTACAAGCGCACCTTCACCGTCCCTGCCGGCTGGAACGGTCGACAGGTGCAGCTCAACTTCGGGGCGAGTGACTGGCGCACCACGGTGTGGGTCAACGGCCGGCAGGCGGGAGCGGTCCACAGCGGCGGCTTCGACGCCTTCTCCTACGACATCACACCACTGCTGAACGGCGGTACGAACACGATCGTCGTCTCCGTCTTCGACCCGACGGAGACCGGGAGCCAGGCCGTCGGGAAGCAGCGCATCCGGGAGACCACCCCCCGGCCCGGCGGTGGCATCTTCTACACCGCCGCCTCAGGCATCTGGCAGACGGTGTGGCTGGAGCCCACCGCGCAGGCCCACGTCACCCGGCTCGACATGGTGCCGGACCTGGCGGACAACACCCTGAAGGTCACCGTGCGCGGTGCCGGGGTCAGCGGCCACCGGGCACGCGTCACCGTCTCCACCGGCGGCGGCACCGTGGGCAGCGCCACCGGCCCGGTCGGCACCGAGTTCACCGTGCCGATACCGAACCCGCGCCTGTGGACCCCGGAGGACCCCTTCCTGTACGAAGTGCGGACCGAACTCCTCACCGGATCCGCGGTCGTCGACTCCGTCGGGAGCTACACCGGTATGCGCTCCGTCTCCGTCGGAAACGTGGGAGGCGTGCAGCGTCTGCTGCTCAACGGAGAGTTCGTGTTCCACAACGGCACCCTCGACCAGGGGTACTGGCCCGACGGGATCTACACCGCGCCCACCGACGAGGCCCTCCGCTTCGATCTGCAGAAGCACAAGGACCTCGGCTTCAACATGGTCCGCAAACACATCAAGGTCGAACCGCAGCGATGGTTCTACTGGGCCGACAGACTCGGCCTCCTGGTGTGGCAGGACATGCCGTCCATGGACCTGCGCACCCCGGACGCGGCGGCCCGCGTGCAGTGGGAGGCCGAATACGACCGCGTCATCGACCAGCACCGCAGCTCCCCGTCGGTGGTGATGTGGGTGAACCAGAACGAAGGCTGGGGCCAGTACGACCAGGCCCGTATCGCCGACAAGGTCAAGGCCTACGACCCGTCGCGCCTCGTCGACAACATGAGCGGCGTCAACTGCTGCGGCTCGGTGGACGGCGGGAACGGCGACGTGATCGACCACCACGTCTACGTCGGGCCCGGCGTCACCCGCCCGTCCGGCAACAGGGCCGCCGTTCTGGGCGAGTTCGGCGGGCTCGGCATCCGCGTCCCCGGCCACGAGTGGTACCCGGGCGGCGGCTTCTCCTACGAGAACCAGCCCACCCTCGCGCACCTCGTCGACCGGTACATCGGCCTGATCGACGCCATGCGCGAGACGCAGATGCCCCTCGGACTCTCCGCCTCCGTCTACACCGAGATCACCGACGTGGAGAACGAGGTGAACGGCCTGCTGACCTACGACCGTCAGGTCGTCAAGGTCGACCAGGCCCGGGTCAGGGCCGCCAACCAGGCCCTGATCAACGCCTCCAGGAACCCGGCGGCCCCCGTGACGCTGCCGACCGGCCAGAACCGGTCCCTGCGTGTGACCACCCCCGGCTTCACCGACCGGTACCTGCGCCATCAGGACGGCCTGGGCTTCACCGAGGTCGTCAACTCCTCCAGCAGCGCCCTGCTGAAGAACGACGCCACCTGGAAGATCGTCCCCGGCCTCGCCGACGACAGGTGCTACTCCTTCGAGTCGCGCAACTACCCGGGGCAGTACCTCCGACACCGCGACTTCCGCATCCACAAGGAAGGCGGCGACGGAGCGCTGTTCCGCGCCGACGCCACCTGGTGCACGGCGCGCGGCGACGGAGGCGTGCGACTGGCCTCGTACAACTTCCCCGACCAGTACCTGCGCCACTACAGGTCCGAGCTGTGGCTCGCCACCCCCGGCGGCGCCCACGCATGGGACAACCCTGAACGCTTCCGCGAGGACACCGTCTGGGCGGTCGAGAGCCCCTGGGCGCCGTGA
- a CDS encoding DUF5994 family protein, which translates to MSDEGSEPGRATAKRLLPDAVFEGVVPGTVVVRLETTHDREGVLDGAWWPRSRDIAAELPALIAALSRYLGPVTRVGLDADAWEGLPMRMIVDDRVVHIDSFPVGDDTVLVTRGEQDHFSLLVVPPHATPEAAHAAMTESVRAHSPTQAAQILIDTGTEHSGGTQHSGGTEHSGGTERGSPDRS; encoded by the coding sequence ATGTCCGACGAAGGTTCCGAGCCCGGCCGCGCGACCGCGAAGCGGCTGCTGCCGGACGCCGTGTTCGAGGGTGTCGTGCCCGGCACGGTGGTCGTACGGCTGGAGACGACGCACGACCGGGAGGGCGTGCTCGACGGGGCGTGGTGGCCGCGGTCCCGCGACATCGCCGCCGAGCTTCCGGCCCTGATCGCCGCGCTGTCCCGGTACTTGGGCCCGGTCACCCGTGTCGGTCTGGACGCCGACGCCTGGGAGGGACTGCCGATGCGGATGATCGTGGACGATCGTGTCGTGCACATCGACTCCTTCCCGGTAGGCGACGACACCGTCCTCGTCACCCGGGGCGAGCAGGACCACTTCTCCCTCCTCGTGGTCCCGCCGCACGCCACTCCCGAGGCGGCACACGCCGCGATGACCGAAAGCGTCCGCGCCCACAGCCCCACGCAGGCCGCGCAGATCCTCATCGACACCGGAACGGAGCACTCGGGCGGCACGCAGCACTCGGGCGGAACGGAGCACTCGGGCGGCACGGAGAGAGGATCGCCGGACCGCTCGTGA
- a CDS encoding acyl-CoA dehydrogenase family protein, translated as MGVATAPSGPATESDRTGPDVAHWLRVARETADDLATDAVAREQAGKAPFDEVSRLRESGLLTLLVPAEVGGGGADWPTAYAVVRDIAAADGAIGQLLGCHYFLSWSARYFTESSPAAQLQQKSAMEQWCWGGGFARQEQSLTLTGTATGFVLDGRQTYATGVLVADRLAVRAVRAGTGEPLAVVVDPARPGVGIGSDANTFGQRLAAGGSVDFDRVPVAADDILGSLSVDEDLLSPLAALASPVGRLLSVQLRLGMAEGVLAEAREYSRAGHSPWHPDRPLGSPQDPQVLTLYGELTVLTRSASALADQAREAVHGGLARAEDLTYDEYAEISILVAMAEAAASRAAEESTARALDIIGPRSASSLLGFDRFWRNARTHVLRGPASHTLRDIGDYFLNGAHPAFVPPV; from the coding sequence ATGGGGGTTGCCACTGCGCCGTCCGGCCCCGCCACGGAATCCGACCGGACCGGGCCCGACGTCGCGCACTGGCTGCGTGTGGCCCGCGAGACGGCGGACGACCTGGCCACGGACGCGGTGGCCAGGGAGCAGGCAGGCAAGGCTCCGTTCGACGAGGTGTCCCGGTTGCGCGAGTCGGGACTGCTGACGCTCCTCGTACCGGCGGAAGTCGGAGGAGGGGGCGCGGACTGGCCCACGGCATACGCCGTCGTCCGGGACATCGCCGCGGCCGACGGCGCGATCGGTCAACTGCTCGGCTGTCACTACTTCCTGTCGTGGAGCGCCCGGTACTTCACCGAGTCCTCTCCCGCCGCTCAGCTCCAGCAGAAGTCAGCGATGGAGCAGTGGTGTTGGGGCGGTGGTTTCGCCCGTCAGGAACAGTCTCTGACGCTGACCGGGACGGCCACCGGTTTCGTGCTCGACGGTCGGCAGACTTACGCCACCGGGGTCCTGGTCGCCGACCGTCTCGCCGTGCGGGCCGTACGGGCCGGCACCGGCGAGCCACTCGCCGTCGTCGTCGATCCCGCCCGTCCCGGCGTGGGGATCGGCAGCGACGCCAACACGTTCGGCCAGCGCCTCGCGGCCGGCGGCAGCGTGGACTTCGACCGTGTACCGGTCGCCGCCGACGACATACTCGGCTCCCTGTCCGTGGACGAGGACCTCCTTTCGCCCCTGGCCGCGCTGGCATCGCCGGTCGGGCGTCTCCTCTCCGTGCAGCTCCGTCTCGGCATGGCCGAGGGAGTGCTCGCCGAGGCCCGTGAGTACAGCAGGGCGGGCCACTCACCCTGGCACCCCGACCGGCCCCTCGGCTCCCCCCAGGACCCGCAGGTGCTGACCCTCTACGGCGAACTCACCGTCCTGACCCGCTCCGCGTCCGCGCTCGCCGATCAAGCACGGGAAGCCGTGCACGGCGGACTGGCACGGGCCGAAGACCTCACCTACGACGAGTACGCCGAGATCTCGATACTCGTGGCCATGGCCGAAGCCGCAGCCTCCAGGGCTGCGGAGGAGTCGACCGCCCGCGCTCTCGACATCATCGGACCCCGCTCCGCCTCCTCGCTGCTGGGCTTCGACCGCTTCTGGCGCAATGCCCGGACCCACGTCTTGCGCGGGCCCGCCTCCCACACTCTGCGCGATATCGGGGACTACTTCCTCAACGGCGCGCACCCTGCGTTCGTCCCGCCCGTCTGA